DNA from Chloroherpetonaceae bacterium:
GCTCCAAAAAGCTATTGGGTGAATCAAATTTTTGGTGGTGAGGCCTATTCGAACCCAGATAGAAAAGTTAAAGTTGAAGCAGTAAAGACATTATTGATTTCATTGAATGATTACCCCTATTTAACCAATGTTTTCTTCCAATACCTTGAGCGAAAGCAACTTACCGAAATCTCTGTTGAACGATTTGAAAAAATCATCGGAGATATCGATCGCAAAGTTATTTCAACGTTTAATGTTGAAGATTTTCAAACACTTCTTACCCCATTTCTTGTTTTTCCTGATCAAAAAGAAAAACTCTTGCCAATTGAACTTTTCAGGTTATTCTTTTATGAAAAAGAGCTGTATCGAGAAACAGAAATATTTCAAAACGCCTTAAACCGCGGAGTACTACAAGTTTCACTTTATGAAGCCATTGAGTTGATTTCGGGTAAAGAAATCACAAGGATGAGTAAAGTCGATGTTAAACAGTCTGAGCCAACCAAAGAAGATGATCGCATTGAATTAAATATCGATAAACCTTTAGTAAAGCCTCAAATACCGAGACAAGAAGAAGACAATGTGACATCGGTTATACTAACAGAATCGATGCAACAGCCAAGTCTTGAAAAACAAGAGCAAACGGTATTAATTCAGGATGTTGAAACTGAAAATAAAGAAAGCGAAACCAATCCTCCATCTATCGAGAAGATCGATTCTGAAAATTCTCTTAAGTCAAAAAGTTTAGAGGGCATACAACCTAGCGAAGCATTTCAAAAACTATTTCAAGCTGAAGATCTGCAAAAGCTGAGGGATGAAATTGCTAAAAGAGAAGCAAACCAATCGAATTCGGAGAAAGAAGAAAAACATAATGAGGAGATGTTATTTGAAAAAGAATCACTCCAAACGGTTTTTTCAGAAACAAATTCGATAAAGGTTCAACAAGAAGAATCGAAAGAAAAGTTAACTTCTAAGGATGTAAAAGGAGACGATTATCCACCGTTTGATATTTCATCACAAGTTCCTGTTCAAGCAAAGTCATTTGAAGAATTGCTTAAAGCGATAAAGGAGAAATCAGAAAAGATTCATCAGAAAAGAGACATCGAAAAGCAAGAAAGTGAAGCATTAGAACAAAATCAAAACCAACCAGTTTCTCCCCTTGCCTCACTTGATGTAAACGAAATTCACGCTGAACAAACCAATCCTCATGTCGATATTTCAACACGGAAAGATTCGTTTTCAGCTTCTGAAGATACTGAACAAAGATTAAGTGAAAAGACTCCTCAAGAAGACATAAAAGCCAATCAAGAGCCAATTCAAATTGTAAATGAAGTCGTTGAACTTCAGAAAACGATTGATAGGAATGAACCCTCAAAATCGAGTCCTTCGCTTTTAAATCAAAGTGTTATGAATGCTCCGGTCATTTCAGAAAGAAAGGAACCGCTTTCAGGAGACTCATTTGCATACGAACCTTTCAAACCTCTTCTCGCCCCAGAACGAAGTGTCTCTATAGAAACTCTTTTCTCTCATGATGAAAAAAAGCGAATCGTCAAAAAGGTTTTTAGGGGAAATGGTGATGATTTTGATAATTCAGTCTTAAAGCTCGATTCGTGCAAGACTTGGAGAGAAGCATCGATTTTTATCGATCAAGAAATCTTTACGCGTTTCAAAGTGGATGAATATTCTGAAGAGGCGATTTTATTTACAGATTATGTTTTTAATCATTTCTTCACAAAGTAGAACTAATCAATAAGCTTATAAATACCAATGGGACTTCGAACAGGAATTTTGGGTTTACCAAATGTCGGTAAATCAACATTGTTTAATGCGATAACGGCTCAACAAGTGGATGCACAAAACTATCCATTTTGCACGATCGAACCGAATGTTGGAACTGTCGCCGTTCCTGATAAAAGGATGAAGGATTTGGCGGGGATTGTCAATACAAAAATTCTTGTTCCTGCAACGCTCGAAATAGTTGACATCGCTGGGCTTGTTCGCGGTGCTTCAAAGGGTGAAGGACTTGGAAATAAATTTCTTTCTCATCTCCGCGAAGTCGATGCGCTTATTCATGTTGTCCGATGCTTCGAAGATAGCAATGTGGTTCATGTTGATGGAAGCGTCAATCCCAAGCGCGATATTGAAACCATTGAGACCGAACTGATTTTCTCTGATTTAGACTCCCTTGAAAAGCGAATTCCGAAACTTGAAAAGGATGCAAAGAAAGATTCAAAGTTGCAACCTCAAGTTGATTTCATGAAGCGAGTTTATGAATTATTGAATACCGGTAAACCGGCACGGCTCGCCGCGCAAAATGATGATGAAAAGGCGATGCTGAAATCACTTTTCCTTCTTACCTCAAAACCTGTATTATATGCAGCCAATGTCAATGAAAATGATGTAGTATCCGGAAATTCCTTTACCAATGAGGTGGAAGCCATTGCAGCCATTGAAGGGGCAAAAGTAGTTGTGGTGTGTGCAAAAATCGAATCTGAAATTGCGATGTTGCCCGAAGAGGAAAAACCTGAGTTTTTAGCAAGCCTTGGTCTTGAAATGTCTGGACTTGACCGCGTCATTCGAGCCGCTTATGATTTGCTGGGATTACAAACCTACTTTACCGCTGGCGAAAAAGAAGTGCATGCTTGGACAATACGTAAAGGGGCGAAAGCACCTGAAGCTGCAGGGGTAATCCACACCGATTTTGAAAAGGGGTTTATCAGAGCCGAGGTGATGAAGTATCAAGATTTGGTTCAGTTTGGGAATGAACAAAAAGTAAAAGAAGCCGGAAAGTTATCGATTGAAGGAAAGGAATATGTTGTTAATGATGGCGATGTCATGCTTTTTCGATTTAATGTTTAATTCAGTTCAATGAGGGGTGATTGATCAAATGCGAAACAGAGCTAATAATTAATCCAGTTTAGCGCTTTTCGCATTTTTAATCTTAAGAGTTTTCAAGTATCGATAACCAAAAAATCCAATAACACCAAGGACAAGGACTGTGAAAATCAAACCATAAGTAGAAATATACTTTCCTAATGCTTCCCAGTTATCACCCAAAACATATCCGCCATACAATAATAAAATATTCCAAGTCAGGGCGGAAAGGCTTGCACATAATAAGACAGGAATCCGATGAAGATGAGATATTCCGGCTGCAATCGAGATAATTGCTCGTGAACCCGTCATAAAACGATTGGCAATGATAAGCCAATAGCCATACCGAGTAAATTTTAACTTCACTGCATCCAAAGATTCAGGAGGAAAAAAATCACGAACGGCTTTTGCAAAACCGTGCTGAATTTTTCCGGATTCTTCACCGCTTCCATACGCATAAAACCGCATGCCAATAAAAAAACCAACGAAATACATAGTTGCAAATCCAAGCACGGAACCAAGAGTAGCAGATAATAAACACCAAAGAGGCGAAAGATCATCAATAGCAATTAAAGACCCTACAAATGCTACCGGTAAATCGCCCGGAATGGGAGGAATAACATTTTCAAAATAGGCGATAAGAAAAAGAAAAATATAAATCGTATTGTTATCAAGCTTGCCAACAAGTTCAATCAAATCATTTAGCATGATAAAATTATTGGCTATTTGAAAGCGATTGACCAAAAATGCGCCGATAGACTTCTTGATAGGCATCTTCAACTTTACCCAAGTCGAATCGGAAGCGATCTTTATCTAATTTTTGAAGGGTTTCAATATCCCATAGCCGGCATGTATCCGGGCTGATTTCATCGCCCAATAAAATTTCGCCCTTGTGTTTGCCGAATTCCAATTTGAAATCCACAAGCAAAAGCCCAACAGATTTCAGCTCCGTTTGAAGAATTGAATTTATTGAAAGTGAAAATTGACGAAGTATTTGAAGCTCTTCATGCGTCGCAAGCCCAAAAGCTTTGGCATGATCTTCGCTCATCATTGGGTCTCCGAGTTCATCGTTCTTTAAATAAAGTTCAACAATTGGAAATTGAAGTGCGTCCCCTTCAATAAGCCCAAATTTTCGAACCAATGAACCAGCTGCGATATTGCGGGTCACGACTTCGATTTTGATGATATCAAGTTTTTTGCAAAGCATTTCTCTTGGCGAAAGCTTTTCAACAAAATGGGTCGGTATTCCTGCTAAAGAGATTTTATTAAAGAAGTATTCTGAGAGTGCGTTATTGATAATGCCTTTATCGGCAATCGTGCCTTTCTTTTGAGCATTAAAGGCTGTCGCGTCGTCCTTGAATTCTTGAATAATTAATAAGGGATTGCTGGAAGCGAATACTTTTTTCGCTTTCCCTTCATAAAGTTGGTGAAGTTTAATCATGTTTTATAGGTGTTTATCGTTTGCTTTGTCTTTCAAGTGAAAGCAACCGTTGTTCTTCACGCTTGATTGCTTTAAGACTGTCCTGTTTTGCTCGCATCGCCGTTCGGTAAAGTTTTACGTTTTGTTCATGCTCTTCGGGAGTTATTGCAAATCGGTGTCCGCCTTTTCCTGTAGCAACAAAAAATAGAAATTTTGTCTTCGCCGGTTTTAATACGGCTAAGATGGCTTCGCGTGATGGGTTCCCGATTGGCCCCGGAGGTAAACCGTCATAAAGATAAGTATTATAAGGCGAGTCGAACTTTAAGTCTTCATAGAGAACTCTTCTGAACACACCTCCTTTGGCAAATAACACTGTTGGATCGGCTTGGAGTCTCATGCCTTTGGCTAATCGATTTAAATAGACACTCGCTACGACAGGCATTTCCGAAATGATATCGGTTTCGGCTTCGACAATGCTTGCAAGCGTGATTACCTCAAGTTCATTTAAACCGGCTCGTTCTGCAAGCGCTTTCAATTCTGCTGAATAAAACTCTCGAAATTTTTTGAGAAAGAAATCTATGACATCTTCAGCCGTTGAAGCCCAAGGAAGGCTGTAGGTTTCAGCCAAAAAATAACCTTCAAAATTTGGTGCATCGACAGCATATCGTTTTAAGAGCTCTTTATCTTGGAAAGCATTCATAAATGATAGGGAATCTAAATCAAGTGAAGTGCCAATAATGGCGGCGATTTCGCGGCCATAAGAGCCTTCCGGAATTCTAACTTTGGCTTCGTCTTGCTTTCGTGTTGCAAGAAACGTTATAAGTTCTGAGCAAGTTAAACCCCCCGGAATGTAGTAACGTCCGGGTTTGATTCGTTGAGCTTCGGGCATCAAACGTGCTAAAAAAAGCATCGGATCAATGTGTTTGATAACCCCTTCGCTTTTGAGCTCTTTTAATATTTGAGGATAAGACATCCCTCTGTGAATGGCAACCACTTTGACTTGCTTATCTATGAAAGTGTTGTAGGAAGATTTGAAGAGAAATAGATAAATGGCCGAAATCCCGATTCCTCCAATCAGAAAAAACAAAATCAAGAGATTGATGGATACCCTGATAATTCGGGGGCGAAGTGAATTAGGCATTATCGCGAGCGAATCGGTTCAAAAAAAAACGGTGTCATCCGGCGCGTTACTTCTTTTTTTGTGAACTGCGAGTTCCCCTTTTTGAAACTTCTGTCGTAAGAGGAATAAGCCAATTTCGTTTGAGTGTTAACTCTTGAAGTCGCCTAGAGGACTTAAGAATTTCGCCAAAGACATTTTTAATATCCTTTCTCACTTCTTCAATGGGGCAAAGCGAAACAGCGCGAGTGATAATTTCGACTTCACGTTTCTTTTGTCGAATCGGGATACCTTCACTTTGCTTAATCTCGCTAATTTTAGCAGCCCTTTTAAACCGCTCGGTTAATAGATGCACAAGTTGCGCATCAAGTTCATTTATTGCAATTCGGTGGGTTTGCAACGCCTCAGGTTCAGAAAGCTCTTTAAGGTTGGAGGGTTTGGTTGAAATCTTTTTTTTCTTGGTTTTCGTCATCTTAGACTATTTCACGAAGATCTTCTAAAGAATGAATAAATGAGACGCCCTCAGGTAAACTCGCTGATTTTTTTCTCGAATTCAAATAAATTTTTTTTGAAGGTGAGGAAACAAGGGGAAGAATATCACGCTCAATGTCAGAGCCGACAACAAAAACTTCTGCTTCTGTACAACTCATCGATTCAATTGCCATTTGATAAATTTCAGGATTTGGTTTGAATATCCCTGAATCCGTAGAGGTAATTATGGTTTCAAATTGCTTATGCAACCCAGCATTTCCGAGCACAGTGGTTAATACTCCTGAAGAAAAGGGAAGATTAGCAACAATACCTAAAAGATAACCACTTTGTTGAAGCAGGTTCAAGTAAAGTTGCATCTTTTTAGTGACATGAATTCCAAGAGAAGAAATAATAGCATCAAGAACTTCTTCGGTTTCAGCAGCACTGACTTTGCGTTTCAGGGTAAGCTCTAAAGCACGCTCAGTAATGACGGGTAGGCTTGGAGAGGCAAAATTTTGATGAATCGTTTGCTCTACACAGGCGTTAAAAACAATAACAATCGTTCGCAAAACTTGTTGAATCTCGCGAAGCGAAAGTTCATCGCCTAAGAGCTGAAAATGATCGACTTCAATACTTGAGAAAAGTTGATGAATGCCTTCGCATTCGACCTTTCTTTTTGTTAATGAATCAAGGCTAAAAATGATCGCCTTTTTACCGTTGAGCATAAATTAAGTCAATTGGTTTATTTCTTCGGCTATTCTTTGCCAATACCGAAAATGGCTTTCCACTCTTGCAATTCTTTCATAGTTAACTCGCTTGCCAAGTTGCTCGAGTGGTCTTTATGTTTTTCAGCAGGTGTTTTACTTTGTGCGATC
Protein-coding regions in this window:
- the ychF gene encoding redox-regulated ATPase YchF, translated to MGLRTGILGLPNVGKSTLFNAITAQQVDAQNYPFCTIEPNVGTVAVPDKRMKDLAGIVNTKILVPATLEIVDIAGLVRGASKGEGLGNKFLSHLREVDALIHVVRCFEDSNVVHVDGSVNPKRDIETIETELIFSDLDSLEKRIPKLEKDAKKDSKLQPQVDFMKRVYELLNTGKPARLAAQNDDEKAMLKSLFLLTSKPVLYAANVNENDVVSGNSFTNEVEAIAAIEGAKVVVVCAKIESEIAMLPEEEKPEFLASLGLEMSGLDRVIRAAYDLLGLQTYFTAGEKEVHAWTIRKGAKAPEAAGVIHTDFEKGFIRAEVMKYQDLVQFGNEQKVKEAGKLSIEGKEYVVNDGDVMLFRFNV
- the mltG gene encoding endolytic transglycosylase MltG, which translates into the protein MPNSLRPRIIRVSINLLILFFLIGGIGISAIYLFLFKSSYNTFIDKQVKVVAIHRGMSYPQILKELKSEGVIKHIDPMLFLARLMPEAQRIKPGRYYIPGGLTCSELITFLATRKQDEAKVRIPEGSYGREIAAIIGTSLDLDSLSFMNAFQDKELLKRYAVDAPNFEGYFLAETYSLPWASTAEDVIDFFLKKFREFYSAELKALAERAGLNELEVITLASIVEAETDIISEMPVVASVYLNRLAKGMRLQADPTVLFAKGGVFRRVLYEDLKFDSPYNTYLYDGLPPGPIGNPSREAILAVLKPAKTKFLFFVATGKGGHRFAITPEEHEQNVKLYRTAMRAKQDSLKAIKREEQRLLSLERQSKR
- the purC gene encoding phosphoribosylaminoimidazolesuccinocarboxamide synthase, translating into MIKLHQLYEGKAKKVFASSNPLLIIQEFKDDATAFNAQKKGTIADKGIINNALSEYFFNKISLAGIPTHFVEKLSPREMLCKKLDIIKIEVVTRNIAAGSLVRKFGLIEGDALQFPIVELYLKNDELGDPMMSEDHAKAFGLATHEELQILRQFSLSINSILQTELKSVGLLLVDFKLEFGKHKGEILLGDEISPDTCRLWDIETLQKLDKDRFRFDLGKVEDAYQEVYRRIFGQSLSNSQ
- a CDS encoding DedA family protein, with the protein product MPIKKSIGAFLVNRFQIANNFIMLNDLIELVGKLDNNTIYIFLFLIAYFENVIPPIPGDLPVAFVGSLIAIDDLSPLWCLLSATLGSVLGFATMYFVGFFIGMRFYAYGSGEESGKIQHGFAKAVRDFFPPESLDAVKLKFTRYGYWLIIANRFMTGSRAIISIAAGISHLHRIPVLLCASLSALTWNILLLYGGYVLGDNWEALGKYISTYGLIFTVLVLGVIGFFGYRYLKTLKIKNAKSAKLD
- a CDS encoding HAD family hydrolase, yielding MLNGKKAIIFSLDSLTKRKVECEGIHQLFSSIEVDHFQLLGDELSLREIQQVLRTIVIVFNACVEQTIHQNFASPSLPVITERALELTLKRKVSAAETEEVLDAIISSLGIHVTKKMQLYLNLLQQSGYLLGIVANLPFSSGVLTTVLGNAGLHKQFETIITSTDSGIFKPNPEIYQMAIESMSCTEAEVFVVGSDIERDILPLVSSPSKKIYLNSRKKSASLPEGVSFIHSLEDLREIV
- a CDS encoding chorismate mutase, which encodes MTKTKKKKISTKPSNLKELSEPEALQTHRIAINELDAQLVHLLTERFKRAAKISEIKQSEGIPIRQKKREVEIITRAVSLCPIEEVRKDIKNVFGEILKSSRRLQELTLKRNWLIPLTTEVSKRGTRSSQKKK